The following are encoded together in the Oncorhynchus kisutch isolate 150728-3 linkage group LG8, Okis_V2, whole genome shotgun sequence genome:
- the LOC109885773 gene encoding perforin-1-like, with translation MSSSSLPWCLLVVCVLTVVQIYAAEEPMVLKVFNLHATDLHSSLLGTPDAYVEVFRAHGFLGRTEVKNNNHNPSWKEEFSFLNARENNILRLEVYDSDINSDDLLGTCERSIKIGTWQHKCFLKTGGILNYSYTLEPLQ, from the exons atgtcctcctcctctctcccgtgGTGCCTGCTGgtggtgtgtgttctgactgtggTCCAGATCTATGCAGCAGAGGAACCTATGGTCCTCAAGGTGTTCAACCTCCATGCCACTGACCTGCACAGCAGCCTGCTAGGGACCCCTGATGCCTACGTCGAG GTGTTCAGAGCGCACGGCTTTCTCGGGAGGACAGAGGTGAAGAACAACAACCATAACCCCAGCTGGAAGGAGGAGTTCAGCTTCCTCAACGCCCGTGAGAACAACATCTTGAGGTTGGAGGTGTACGACAGCGACATCAACTCCGACGACCTGCTGGGGACCTGCGAGCGCTCCATCAAGATTGGAACTTGGCAACATAAATGTTTCCTGAAGACAGGCGGGATCCTGaactactcctacaccctagagcctctacagtag